The Bacteroides acidifaciens genome includes a region encoding these proteins:
- a CDS encoding aspartate kinase, which produces MKVLKFGGTSVGSAQRMKEVAKLITDGEQKIVVLSAMSGTTNTLVEISDYLYKKNPEGANEIINKLETKYKQHVDELFATQEYKQKGLEVIKSHFDYIRSYTKDLFTLFEEKVVLAQGELISTAMVNFYLQECGVKSVLLPALEFMRTDKNAEPDPVYIKEKLQTQLDLYPDMEIYITQGFICRNAYGEIDNLQRGGSDYTASLIGAAVNASEIQIWTDIDGMHNNDPRVVDKTAPVRQLHFEEAAELAYFGAKILHPTCIQPAKYANIPVRLLNTMDPEAPGTLISNDTEKGKIKAVAAKENITAIKIKSSRMLLAHGFLRKVFEIFESYQTSIDMICTSEVGVSVTIDNTKHLNEILDDLKKYGTVTVDKEMCIICVVGDLEWENVGFEAKALDAMRDIPVRMISFGGSNYNISFLIRECDKKRALQSLSDMLFNNK; this is translated from the coding sequence ATGAAAGTTTTAAAGTTTGGAGGAACTTCCGTAGGTTCTGCTCAGCGCATGAAGGAAGTAGCCAAATTGATTACCGATGGTGAACAGAAGATTGTTGTCCTTTCAGCCATGTCAGGCACGACAAACACATTGGTGGAAATTTCGGACTATCTGTATAAGAAGAATCCGGAGGGTGCCAACGAGATTATCAATAAGCTGGAAACTAAATACAAACAGCATGTTGATGAACTTTTCGCCACTCAGGAATATAAACAGAAAGGTCTTGAAGTCATCAAATCTCATTTCGACTACATCCGCTCCTATACGAAAGACCTTTTCACCCTGTTCGAAGAGAAAGTGGTTTTGGCGCAAGGCGAGCTTATCTCTACGGCCATGGTGAACTTCTACCTGCAGGAATGTGGCGTGAAGTCAGTCTTGCTTCCGGCTTTGGAATTCATGCGCACTGACAAGAACGCAGAGCCGGACCCTGTATATATTAAGGAGAAGTTGCAGACTCAGCTCGACCTCTATCCGGATATGGAAATCTACATCACACAAGGTTTCATCTGCCGCAACGCTTACGGCGAGATAGACAACCTGCAACGTGGTGGTAGCGACTATACCGCATCCCTGATTGGTGCTGCTGTGAACGCTTCCGAAATCCAGATATGGACAGACATCGATGGTATGCACAACAACGACCCGCGTGTTGTCGACAAGACAGCCCCGGTTCGTCAGCTTCATTTTGAAGAAGCGGCCGAGTTGGCTTACTTCGGTGCAAAAATCCTGCACCCCACCTGTATCCAGCCTGCCAAATATGCCAATATCCCTGTACGTCTGTTGAACACCATGGACCCGGAAGCTCCTGGCACATTGATTTCCAACGATACGGAAAAAGGCAAAATCAAGGCAGTAGCAGCGAAGGAAAACATTACGGCTATCAAAATCAAATCCAGCCGTATGTTACTTGCCCACGGCTTCTTGCGTAAGGTATTCGAAATCTTCGAAAGCTATCAGACTTCCATCGACATGATTTGTACTTCAGAAGTCGGTGTGTCCGTCACTATCGACAACACCAAGCATCTGAACGAAATCCTCGATGACCTGAAAAAATACGGAACAGTGACCGTTGATAAAGAAATGTGTATCATCTGTGTTGTGGGTGACCTTGAATGGGAAAACGTCGGTTTTGAAGCAAAAGCGCTCGACGCGATGCGCGACATACCGGTGCGAATGATTTCCTTCGGCGGAAGCAACTACAACATCTCCTTCCTCATTCGTGAGTGTGACAAGAAGAGAGCGTTACAGTCGCTCAGCGACATGCTTTTCAACAATAAATAA
- the hisF gene encoding imidazole glycerol phosphate synthase subunit HisF, protein MLAKRIVPCLDIKDGQTVKGTNFVNLRQAGDPVELGRAYSEQGADELVFLDITASHEGRKTFTDLVKRIAANINIPFTVGGGINELSDVDRLLNAGADKISINSSAIRNPQLIDEIAKNFGSQVCVLAVDAKQTEKGWKCYLNGGRIETDKDLFEWTKEAQERGAGEILFTSMNHDGVKTGYANEALAALAGQLSIPVIASGGAGCKEHFRDVFLQGKADAALAASVFHFGEIKIPELKLYLCGEGITVR, encoded by the coding sequence GTGTTAGCAAAAAGAATAGTACCTTGTCTGGACATCAAAGACGGACAAACCGTGAAAGGAACGAATTTCGTTAATTTGCGCCAAGCCGGTGACCCGGTAGAGTTGGGGCGGGCTTATAGTGAACAAGGAGCCGATGAACTTGTTTTCCTTGACATTACTGCCAGCCATGAAGGGCGTAAGACCTTCACGGACTTGGTGAAACGGATTGCTGCCAATATCAATATCCCGTTTACCGTAGGTGGCGGAATCAACGAACTAAGCGATGTAGACCGTCTGCTCAATGCCGGAGCTGATAAGATTTCTATCAACTCTTCTGCAATCCGCAATCCGCAACTGATTGACGAGATTGCCAAGAATTTCGGTTCACAGGTCTGCGTGCTGGCGGTAGATGCCAAGCAAACGGAAAAAGGCTGGAAATGCTATCTGAACGGTGGACGTATCGAAACCGATAAAGACCTGTTTGAATGGACAAAAGAAGCCCAGGAACGTGGGGCCGGTGAAATCCTTTTCACGAGCATGAATCATGACGGAGTAAAGACCGGATATGCAAATGAGGCACTTGCAGCGTTAGCGGGGCAACTCTCTATTCCTGTAATAGCTTCGGGCGGTGCAGGTTGCAAAGAGCACTTTCGTGATGTCTTTTTGCAAGGAAAAGCAGATGCGGCACTGGCTGCCAGCGTTTTTCACTTCGGAGAAATTAAAATTCCCGAATTAAAGTTGTATCTTTGCGGCGAAGGAATTACTGTTAGGTAA
- the hisA gene encoding 1-(5-phosphoribosyl)-5-[(5-phosphoribosylamino)methylideneamino]imidazole-4-carboxamide isomerase, whose protein sequence is MIEIIPAIDIIDGKCVRLSQGDYDSKKVYNENPVEVAKEFEANGVRRLHVVDLDGAASHHVINHRVLEQIATRTSLVIDFGGGVKSDEDLKIAFESGAQMVTGGSIAVKDPELFCHWLDVYGSEKIILGADVKEHKIAVNGWKDESACELFPFLEDYINKGVRKVICTDISCDGMLKGPSIDLYKEMLEKFPDLYLMASGGVSNVDDIIALNEAGVPGVIFGKALYEGRLTLQDLRIFLD, encoded by the coding sequence ATGATAGAAATTATTCCAGCCATTGATATTATTGACGGAAAGTGTGTACGTCTTTCCCAGGGAGATTACGACAGTAAGAAAGTATATAACGAAAATCCGGTGGAAGTTGCCAAAGAATTTGAAGCTAACGGTGTTCGCAGACTTCATGTGGTTGACTTGGACGGAGCTGCTTCTCACCATGTAATCAATCATCGGGTATTGGAGCAAATCGCTACCCGTACTTCTTTGGTAATAGATTTTGGTGGTGGAGTAAAGAGTGATGAAGACTTGAAAATTGCTTTCGAAAGCGGTGCGCAAATGGTGACGGGCGGCAGTATTGCTGTGAAAGACCCCGAACTGTTCTGTCATTGGCTTGACGTGTACGGAAGTGAGAAAATTATATTGGGAGCGGACGTAAAAGAACATAAGATAGCCGTAAACGGTTGGAAGGACGAAAGCGCCTGTGAACTTTTCCCGTTCCTCGAGGACTATATAAATAAAGGTGTCCGAAAAGTAATCTGCACAGACATCAGCTGCGACGGGATGCTGAAAGGTCCTTCCATTGACCTGTACAAGGAAATGCTGGAGAAATTTCCCGACCTCTATCTGATGGCTAGTGGCGGAGTAAGTAATGTCGATGACATTATTGCCTTGAACGAAGCCGGAGTGCCCGGAGTAATTTTCGGCAAGGCATTGTATGAAGGACGTCTCACTCTGCAGGACTTGAGAATCTTTTTGGATTGA
- a CDS encoding cell division ATP-binding protein FtsE: MEETLIQYKNVEIHQQELCVLNDVNLGLHKGEFVYLIGKVGSGKTSLLKTFYGELDVIDGEAEVLGYNMRSIKRKHIPQLRRKLGIVFQDFQLLTDRTVYNNLEFVLRATGWKNKQEIKERIEEVLDLVGMSNKGYKLPNELSGGEQQRIVIARAVLNSPAIILADEPTGNLDVETGKAIVELLRNICDSGSSVVMTTHNLQLLKEYPGRVYRCADHQIIDVTDEYMPRQRTIEIDLNIDN; the protein is encoded by the coding sequence ATGGAAGAGACATTAATTCAATATAAGAACGTAGAAATCCATCAACAGGAACTCTGTGTGCTGAATGATGTCAATCTTGGACTGCACAAAGGCGAGTTCGTCTATCTGATAGGAAAAGTAGGTTCCGGCAAAACGAGCCTGCTCAAAACCTTTTATGGCGAACTGGACGTAATCGACGGCGAAGCCGAAGTGCTGGGTTATAACATGCGTTCCATCAAACGCAAGCATATCCCGCAGCTACGTCGGAAATTAGGCATCGTATTTCAGGATTTCCAGTTGCTGACAGACCGCACAGTTTACAACAACCTCGAATTTGTACTCCGTGCTACCGGCTGGAAAAACAAACAAGAGATAAAGGAACGCATTGAAGAAGTGCTCGATTTGGTCGGAATGTCCAACAAAGGCTACAAACTGCCTAACGAGCTTTCCGGCGGCGAACAGCAACGCATCGTGATTGCACGTGCCGTGCTCAATTCCCCGGCTATCATCCTCGCGGATGAACCGACCGGAAACCTGGACGTAGAAACAGGAAAAGCCATTGTTGAGCTGTTGCGCAATATCTGCGATTCTGGTTCGTCCGTAGTGATGACAACGCACAACCTGCAATTGCTGAAAGAATATCCCGGCAGGGTATATCGTTGTGCCGACCATCAGATAATAGATGTCACCGACGAATACATGCCCCGGCAGAGAACAATAGAAATAGATTTAAATATAGATAACTAA
- the hisIE gene encoding bifunctional phosphoribosyl-AMP cyclohydrolase/phosphoribosyl-ATP diphosphatase HisIE codes for MELDFDKMNGLVPAIIQDNETRKVLMLGFMNKEAYDKTVETGKVTFFSRTKNRLWTKGEESGNFLHVVSIKADCDNDTLLIQVNPVGPVCHTGTDTCWGEKNEEPVMFLKALQDFIDKRHEEMPEGSYTTSLFKSGVNKMAQKVGEEAVETVIEATNGTDDRLIYEGADLIYHMIVLLTSKGYRIEDLARELQERHSSTWKRH; via the coding sequence ATGGAATTGGATTTCGATAAAATGAACGGACTTGTTCCGGCTATCATACAGGACAACGAAACACGTAAAGTCCTGATGCTGGGCTTCATGAATAAAGAAGCTTATGATAAAACGGTAGAAACCGGAAAAGTTACTTTCTTCAGCCGTACAAAGAACCGTCTTTGGACAAAAGGAGAAGAAAGCGGTAACTTCCTTCACGTAGTTTCTATCAAAGCCGATTGTGACAATGATACATTATTGATACAGGTGAATCCGGTAGGCCCGGTTTGTCACACAGGTACGGACACTTGCTGGGGCGAGAAGAACGAAGAACCAGTCATGTTCCTGAAAGCATTGCAGGACTTCATCGACAAACGCCATGAAGAAATGCCCGAAGGCTCCTACACGACCAGTCTCTTTAAGTCCGGTGTCAATAAGATGGCGCAGAAAGTAGGTGAAGAGGCCGTAGAGACAGTCATCGAAGCAACCAACGGAACAGACGACCGCTTGATTTACGAAGGAGCCGACCTTATTTATCACATGATTGTATTACTCACTTCAAAAGGCTATCGCATCGAAGACCTTGCACGCGAATTGCAGGAAAGACATAGCAGTACATGGAAGAGACATTAA